A window of Gemmatimonadaceae bacterium genomic DNA:
AGCTCGCGCTGACGGCGTGCATGCGGCACCTGCTCATCATCCTGAACGCCATGGCGAAAACACAACAGCGCTGGCTCGCGCCAGCGCCGCCAGTGGCTTGACTTTCAACACAGCTACTTTGCGTTGAAACCGTTGCCGTTCAGGTGATGACGGTCGGAGCGGAACGGCCGGTGCGGGACGGGATCTGGGCGAGGTCGAGGGCGGCGGCGACGAGGTCCTTGAGGGCGTCCTGCGGATCGCGGTCGAGGCCATCGGGGCCGGGGACGTAGCTCTCGATGTAGACGCGCAGCGTGGCGCCGGCGGTGCCGGTGCCGCTGAGGCGGTAGATGATGCGGCTGCCATCGTCGAAGAGGAAACGGAGCCCCTGGTGGGTGCTGGTGCTGCCGTCGATGGGGTCGTGGTACGAGAAGTCGTCGGCGGCGGTGATGCGGCGGCCGGCGATGGTCTGGCCTGGCGCCTCGGGTTGCTGTGCGCGCAGCTGGTCCATGATGCCCGCCGCGGCATCACTCGGCACTTCCTCGTAGTCGTAGCGCGTGTAGTAGTTGCGGCCGTACGTCGCCCAGTGCTCACGCACGACCTGCTCCACCGACTGTTTGCGGGCGGCGACGATGTTGAGCCAGAAGAGCACCGCCCAGAGGCCGTCCTTCTCGCGAACGTGGTTGGAGCCGGTGCCGAAACTCTCCTCGCCGCAGAGGGTGATGCGGCCGGCGTCGAGCAGGTTGCCGAAGAACTTCCAGCCGGTGGGCGTCTCGAAGCAGGGCAGCTGCATCGCGGCCGCGACGCGGTCCACCGCGGCGCTGGTGGGCATGGAGCGTGCGACACCGGCAATGCCCGCGGCGTAGCCCGGCGCGAGGGTCGCGTTCGCGGCGAGGATCGCGAGGCTGTCGGATGGTGTCACGAAGAAGCGCTTCCCGAGGACCATGTTGCGGTCGCCGTCGCCATCGGAGGCGGCGCCGAAGTCGGGGGCCGCGTCGCCGAAGAGCTCCTCGACCAGGTCGTGCGCGTAGGTGAGGTTGGGGTCGGGGTGCCCACCGCCGAAATCGGGGAGCGGGGTGCCGTTGATGACCGTGCCGGCGGGTGCGCCCAGTCGCTTCTCGAGGATCTCGGTGGCGTACGGGCCGGTGATGGCGTGCATGGCGTCGAATCGCATGAAGAAGCCGCCGGCGAACAGCGCGCGGATCGCCTCGAAGTCGAACAGCGACTCCATCAGCGTCGCGTACTCGGCCACGGGATCGACGACGATGACCGAGACGTCTCCGATGGCGTGGGTGCCGACGGTGTCGAGCGGGATGGTGTCGAGATCGGCGATGCGGTACGACGTGAGTGCGCCGGCGCGCGTCGCGACCGCGTTGGTGAACGACTCAGGGGCGGGGCCGCCGTTGCCGGCGTTGTACTTGATGCCGAAGTCACCCTCGGGGCCGCCGGGATTGTGGCTGGCCGAGAGGATGATGCCGCCGGCGCCGTGGAGGCGGATGAGGTGCGAGGCGGCGGGCGTGGAGAGCAGGCCGCCCTGGCCGACCATGATGCGGCGGATGCCGTTGGCGGCGGCCATGCGGATGATGGTGCCGATCGCCTCGTAGTTGAGGAAGCGGCCGTCGCCGCCGACGATCAGCGTGCCGTCGGCGGGCAGGGCGGCGACATCGAGCAGCGCCTGCACGAAGTTCTCGAGATAGTGCGGCTGCTGGAACACGACGGTGCGCTTACGCAGACCCGAGGTGCCGGGCTTCTGGTCACTGAAGGGCGTGGTGGGGACGTCGCGCACGGTCGGCATGGGCGTGTGGCGTGAGGGAGGACGCTGCGGGGCGGCGCCTGGCGTGGTGCCGCGCTCCCGCTCGGGAAGTGTAGCCCGGCCGCCGGAGCGCGTCATGGGCGGGTGTTCGACTACTGCACGGCTGA
This region includes:
- a CDS encoding alpha-D-glucose phosphate-specific phosphoglucomutase — protein: MPTVRDVPTTPFSDQKPGTSGLRKRTVVFQQPHYLENFVQALLDVAALPADGTLIVGGDGRFLNYEAIGTIIRMAAANGIRRIMVGQGGLLSTPAASHLIRLHGAGGIILSASHNPGGPEGDFGIKYNAGNGGPAPESFTNAVATRAGALTSYRIADLDTIPLDTVGTHAIGDVSVIVVDPVAEYATLMESLFDFEAIRALFAGGFFMRFDAMHAITGPYATEILEKRLGAPAGTVINGTPLPDFGGGHPDPNLTYAHDLVEELFGDAAPDFGAASDGDGDRNMVLGKRFFVTPSDSLAILAANATLAPGYAAGIAGVARSMPTSAAVDRVAAAMQLPCFETPTGWKFFGNLLDAGRITLCGEESFGTGSNHVREKDGLWAVLFWLNIVAARKQSVEQVVREHWATYGRNYYTRYDYEEVPSDAAAGIMDQLRAQQPEAPGQTIAGRRITAADDFSYHDPIDGSTSTHQGLRFLFDDGSRIIYRLSGTGTAGATLRVYIESYVPGPDGLDRDPQDALKDLVAAALDLAQIPSRTGRSAPTVIT